Proteins encoded in a region of the Suricata suricatta isolate VVHF042 chromosome 10, meerkat_22Aug2017_6uvM2_HiC, whole genome shotgun sequence genome:
- the COPS7A gene encoding COP9 signalosome complex subunit 7a encodes MSAEVKVTGQNQEQFLLLAKSAKGAALATLIHQVLEAPGVYVFGELLDMPNVRELAESDFASTFRLLTVFAYGTYADYLAEARNLPPLTEAQKNKLRHLSVVTLAAKVKCIPYAVLLEALALRNVRQLEDLVIEAVYADVLRGSLDQRNQRLEVDYSIGRDIQRQDLSAIARTLQEWCVGCEVVLSGIEEQVSRANQHKEQQLGLKQQIESEVANLKKTIKVTTAAAAAATSQDPEQHLTELREPAPGTNQRQPSKKASKGKGLRGSAKIWSKSN; translated from the exons ATGAGTGCGGAGGTGAAGGTGACAGGGCAGAACCAGGAGCAATTTCTGCTCCTGGCCAAGTCAGCCAAGGGGGCAGCGCTGGCCACACTCATCCACCAGGTGCTGGAGGCTCCTGGTGTCTACGTGTTTGGGGAACTGCTGGATATGCCTAATGTTAGAGAG CTGGCTGAGAGTGACTTCGCTTCCACGTTCCGGCTGCTCACTGTGTTTGCTTATGGGACATATGCTGATTACTTAG CTGAAGCCCGGAATCTTCCCCCACTCACAGAGGCTCAGAAGAATAAGCTTCGACACCTATCAGTTGTCACCCTAGCTGCCAAAGTCAAG TGTATCCCATATGCAGTGTTGCTGGAAGCCCTGGCCCTGCGCAATGTGCGGCAGCTGGAAGACCTTGTCATTGAGGCCGTGTACGCCGACGTGCTCCGCGGCTCCCTGGACCAGCGCAATCAGCGGCTGGAGGTGGACTACAGCATCGGGCGGGACATCCAGCGCCAGGACCTCAGTGCCATTGCTCGGACCCTGCAGGAGTG GTGTGTGGGCTGTGAGGTGGTGCTGTCAGGCATTGAGGAGCAGGTGAGCCGGGCCAACCAGCACAAGGAGCAGCAGCTCGGCCTGAAGCAGCAGATCGAGAGTGAG GTCGCCAACCTTAAAAAGACCATTAAGGTTACAACAGCAGCAGCCGCCGCGGCTACCTCTCAGGACCCTGAGCAACACCTGACTGAGCTGAGGGAACCTGCTCCTGGCACCAACCAGCGCCAGCCCAGCAAGAAAGCCTCCAAGGGCAAGGG GCTCCGAGGGAGCGCCAAGATTTGGTCCAAGTCGAACTGA